The proteins below come from a single Dermatophilaceae bacterium Soc4.6 genomic window:
- a CDS encoding bifunctional (p)ppGpp synthetase/guanosine-3',5'-bis(diphosphate) 3'-pyrophosphohydrolase, with product MSEEVRSDTPPTTSTTSGASPLRMRARLARFGGPRIAGNPVLEPILQTVRSTHPKADVSVIERAYTVAELAHRGQMRKSGDPYITHPLAVTTILAELGMTPTTLAAALLHDTVEDTSYSLEQLRGDFGTEIAVLVDGVTKLDKLTYGEAAQAETVRKMIVAMARDIRVLVIKLADRLHNARTWRYVSRASAERKAHETLEIYAPLAHRLGMNTIKWELEDLSFAQLYPKVYDEIVRLVAERAPAREEYLAGVRSQVTEDLRGARIKAAVTGRPKHYYSVYQKMIVRGRDFEDIYDLVAVRVLVETVRDCYAALGALHARWNPVPGRFKDYIAMPKFNMYQSLHTTVIGPGGKPVEIQIRTHTMHRRAEYGVAAHWKYKEDGEPGGRDDDPSNDMAWLKQLMDWQKETEDPGEFLDSLRFEMNGGEVYVFTPKGEVVSLPAGSTPVDFAYAVHTEVGHHTIGGRVNGRLVPLESTLENGDVVEVLTSKADGAGPSRDWLGFVKSARARNKIRGWFSKERREEAIDSGKEAIAKAMRKQGLPLQRLMTADSLTVIATELRHPDIDGLYAAVGEGHVSAQHVVERLVTSLGGEEGASEDLAEVTLPSKTRARRGGDPGVVVVGTADVWVKLAKCCTPVPGDPILGFVTRGSGVSVHRRDCTNIETLLAQPDRLIDVEWAPSSSSIFLVQLQVEALDRARLLSDVTRVLSDQHVNILSASVQTSRDRVALSRFTFEMGEPSHLDHVIRAVRKIDGVFDVYRITGGKATVPS from the coding sequence GGGGCCAGATGCGCAAGAGCGGCGACCCCTACATCACGCACCCCCTCGCGGTCACGACGATCCTCGCTGAGCTGGGCATGACGCCGACCACGCTGGCTGCCGCTCTGCTGCACGACACGGTCGAGGACACGTCCTACAGCCTCGAGCAGCTGCGGGGTGACTTCGGCACCGAGATCGCGGTGCTCGTCGACGGCGTCACCAAGCTCGACAAGCTGACCTACGGGGAGGCCGCCCAGGCCGAGACCGTGCGCAAGATGATCGTCGCGATGGCCCGTGACATCCGGGTGCTGGTGATCAAGCTGGCCGACCGGTTGCACAACGCGCGCACGTGGCGGTACGTCTCGCGGGCGTCGGCCGAGCGCAAGGCGCACGAGACCCTCGAGATCTACGCTCCGCTGGCGCACCGGCTCGGCATGAACACCATCAAGTGGGAGCTCGAGGACCTCTCCTTCGCGCAGCTCTACCCCAAGGTCTACGACGAGATCGTGCGGCTGGTGGCCGAGCGCGCACCCGCGCGCGAGGAGTACCTCGCGGGTGTCCGGAGCCAGGTCACGGAGGACCTGCGCGGGGCGCGGATCAAGGCCGCGGTGACCGGCCGTCCCAAGCACTACTACTCGGTCTACCAGAAGATGATCGTGCGAGGCCGCGACTTCGAGGACATCTACGACCTCGTCGCCGTCCGCGTGCTCGTCGAGACCGTGCGCGACTGCTACGCGGCCCTGGGGGCCCTGCACGCGCGGTGGAACCCCGTGCCGGGGCGCTTCAAGGACTACATCGCGATGCCGAAGTTCAACATGTACCAGTCGCTGCACACGACGGTCATCGGTCCCGGCGGCAAGCCCGTCGAGATCCAGATCCGCACGCACACCATGCACCGCCGGGCGGAGTACGGCGTCGCTGCGCACTGGAAGTACAAGGAAGACGGCGAGCCGGGCGGTCGCGACGACGACCCCTCCAACGACATGGCCTGGCTCAAGCAGCTCATGGACTGGCAGAAGGAGACCGAGGACCCGGGTGAGTTCCTCGACTCGCTGCGCTTCGAGATGAACGGCGGTGAGGTCTACGTCTTCACCCCGAAGGGCGAGGTGGTCTCGCTGCCGGCCGGCTCCACCCCCGTCGACTTCGCGTATGCCGTCCACACCGAGGTCGGCCACCACACGATCGGCGGCCGGGTCAACGGCCGGCTGGTGCCGCTGGAGTCGACGCTCGAGAACGGCGACGTCGTCGAGGTCCTCACGAGCAAGGCCGATGGCGCCGGTCCCAGCCGGGACTGGCTGGGCTTCGTCAAGAGCGCACGGGCACGCAACAAGATCCGCGGGTGGTTCTCGAAGGAGCGCCGCGAGGAGGCCATCGACTCCGGCAAGGAGGCCATCGCCAAGGCGATGCGCAAGCAGGGGCTTCCCCTGCAGCGGCTGATGACCGCCGACAGCCTCACCGTCATCGCCACCGAGCTGCGCCACCCTGACATCGACGGCCTGTATGCCGCCGTCGGCGAGGGCCACGTCTCGGCTCAGCACGTCGTGGAGCGCCTCGTCACGTCGCTCGGGGGCGAGGAGGGAGCCAGCGAGGACCTCGCGGAGGTCACCCTGCCCAGCAAGACGCGGGCGCGGCGCGGCGGAGACCCGGGTGTCGTGGTGGTGGGCACGGCCGACGTGTGGGTCAAGCTGGCCAAGTGCTGCACCCCCGTGCCGGGCGATCCCATCCTCGGCTTCGTCACCCGCGGCAGCGGGGTGTCCGTGCACCGTCGGGACTGCACCAACATCGAGACCCTGCTCGCTCAGCCCGACCGGCTCATCGACGTCGAGTGGGCTCCGTCGAGCTCGAGCATCTTCCTCGTGCAGCTCCAGGTCGAGGCCCTCGACCGGGCGCGCCTGCTCAGCGACGTGACGAGGGTGCTGTCCGACCAGCACGTCAACATCCTGTCGGCCTCGGTGCAGACCTCGCGCGACCGGGTGGCGCTGTCGCGCTTCACCTTCGAGATGGGCGAGCCCAGCCATCTCGACCACGTGATCCGCGCGGTGCGCAAGATCGACGGCGTCTTCGACGTCTACCGCATCACCGGCGGCAAGGCCACCGTCCCCTCCTAG
- a CDS encoding DUF349 domain-containing protein yields MTDAMSTDETHAEPEAETPTETQPVTETETVPEPDVPAEAAVPTPAEPEAAVEPALEPEPAVEPTVEPEPVVEPEPVVEPEPEPEPVPTVEPEPAQVDVPAAAVPTPGELVASHPTPSAGPVPSPKMFARPHAAAALRQFGRVADDGVVFVLLPGGGEREVGSYPGASPTDALAYYGRKYDEIVAAADLLRLRLAQAEVSAKDAEESYAKLVEQAHEPRAVGDLVALEAAVAEIGESIAGRKEVETAARAAAREEGRAHREALVTEAEQIAGQPLERIQWKSSGARMRELLDEWKQHQRSGPRLDRTSESALWQRFSAARNGFDRARRTHFAQLDGQQSEAKTVKTQLVADAERLASSKDWAPTATAFKRLMDDWRQAGRAGRADDDALWERFRTAQDAFFAAKDAVVAAEEESFRGNLEIKEALLVEAEQILPVSNLDRAKASLRSIQDRWDKAGKVPRADLERTEKAMRRIESAVREVEDRKWSSSNPEVAARAQSLVVQLEAAVSGLRDDLAKAEASGSAGKVEKARAALEAREAWLAQARAGVEEFGG; encoded by the coding sequence GTGACCGACGCCATGTCGACCGACGAGACACACGCCGAGCCGGAGGCGGAGACGCCGACGGAGACGCAGCCCGTGACCGAGACGGAGACCGTGCCCGAGCCCGACGTACCGGCGGAGGCGGCGGTCCCGACCCCGGCCGAGCCGGAGGCGGCCGTCGAGCCCGCGCTCGAGCCCGAGCCCGCGGTCGAGCCCACAGTCGAGCCCGAGCCCGTAGTCGAGCCCGAGCCCGTAGTCGAGCCCGAGCCCGAGCCCGAGCCCGTGCCCACAGTCGAGCCCGAGCCGGCCCAGGTCGACGTCCCGGCGGCGGCGGTCCCGACCCCGGGCGAGCTGGTGGCGTCGCACCCCACCCCCTCCGCGGGTCCGGTGCCGAGCCCGAAGATGTTCGCCCGACCGCACGCCGCTGCCGCTCTGCGCCAGTTCGGTCGCGTGGCCGACGACGGCGTGGTCTTCGTCCTCCTGCCCGGCGGCGGCGAGCGGGAGGTGGGCTCCTACCCGGGCGCCAGCCCCACCGACGCCCTGGCCTACTACGGGCGAAAGTACGACGAGATCGTCGCGGCGGCCGACCTGCTGCGCCTGCGCCTGGCGCAGGCCGAGGTCTCGGCGAAGGACGCCGAGGAGAGCTACGCCAAGCTCGTCGAACAGGCCCACGAGCCACGCGCGGTCGGTGACCTGGTGGCCCTGGAGGCCGCGGTCGCCGAGATCGGCGAGTCCATCGCCGGTCGCAAGGAGGTCGAGACCGCCGCCCGTGCGGCGGCCCGCGAGGAGGGCCGCGCCCATCGTGAGGCCCTGGTCACCGAGGCCGAGCAGATCGCCGGCCAGCCTCTCGAGCGCATCCAGTGGAAGAGCAGCGGAGCGCGTATGCGCGAGCTGCTCGACGAGTGGAAGCAGCACCAGCGCAGTGGCCCCCGGCTCGACCGCACCTCGGAGTCGGCGCTGTGGCAGCGCTTCAGTGCGGCCCGCAACGGCTTCGACCGGGCGCGTCGTACGCACTTCGCGCAGCTCGACGGACAGCAGTCCGAGGCGAAGACGGTCAAGACCCAGCTCGTGGCTGATGCCGAGCGACTGGCGTCGAGCAAGGACTGGGCTCCGACTGCCACCGCCTTCAAGCGCCTGATGGACGACTGGCGTCAGGCCGGACGCGCCGGCCGGGCCGACGACGACGCGCTCTGGGAGCGGTTCCGTACGGCCCAGGACGCCTTCTTCGCGGCCAAGGACGCAGTCGTCGCCGCCGAGGAGGAGTCGTTCCGCGGCAACCTCGAGATCAAGGAAGCGCTGCTCGTCGAAGCCGAGCAGATCCTGCCGGTCTCGAACCTCGACCGGGCCAAGGCCTCTCTGCGCAGCATCCAGGACCGCTGGGACAAGGCGGGCAAGGTGCCCCGGGCCGACCTCGAGCGCACCGAGAAGGCGATGCGTCGCATCGAGTCGGCCGTGCGCGAGGTCGAGGACCGCAAGTGGTCGTCGAGCAACCCGGAGGTCGCCGCCCGCGCCCAGTCGCTCGTCGTGCAGCTCGAGGCCGCGGTCTCAGGTCTGCGGGACGACCTCGCGAAGGCAGAGGCCTCGGGCAGTGCCGGCAAGGTCGAGAAGGCCCGGGCGGCCCTGGAGGCCCGTGAGGCCTGGCTCGCGCAGGCGCGCGCCGGTGTGGAGGAGTTCGGCGGCTGA
- a CDS encoding peptidylprolyl isomerase: MRDKQAIFAVIGVVLVVAVFIVGANVLTNRTSPAATADPTTSATSTPTGGATSATPTPTATPKVLAGCTAVPPALTAPKKLTGTPDLGAAKGKIFTATLSTTCGPITAELDGTKAPIAVSSFLFLSQQGYYASSPCHRLTGKAQGIYVLQCGDPTGTGSGTGPGYHYGVENVPANDVYPAGTLAMARKSGDPNSNSDQFFIVYKATTLPKSGDGSGYTVFGKVTAGLDIVTKIAAAGINPGDQTSPLAPISLTGTSAKVKG, translated from the coding sequence GTGCGTGACAAGCAGGCGATCTTCGCCGTGATCGGTGTGGTCCTCGTGGTGGCGGTCTTCATCGTCGGTGCCAACGTGCTGACGAACCGCACGTCGCCGGCGGCCACCGCTGACCCGACGACGTCCGCGACGTCGACACCGACCGGGGGGGCGACCTCGGCGACGCCGACACCCACCGCGACCCCCAAGGTCCTCGCCGGGTGCACCGCCGTCCCCCCGGCACTGACCGCTCCCAAGAAGCTCACCGGGACGCCGGACCTCGGTGCCGCCAAGGGCAAGATCTTCACCGCCACGCTGAGCACCACCTGCGGACCGATCACGGCCGAGCTCGACGGCACGAAGGCCCCGATCGCGGTCTCGTCGTTCCTCTTCCTCTCGCAACAGGGCTACTACGCCTCGAGCCCGTGCCACCGCCTGACCGGCAAGGCGCAGGGCATCTACGTACTGCAGTGCGGTGACCCGACGGGCACGGGCAGCGGCACCGGCCCGGGCTACCACTACGGCGTCGAGAACGTCCCGGCCAACGACGTGTACCCCGCGGGCACCCTCGCCATGGCTCGCAAGTCGGGCGACCCCAATAGCAACTCCGACCAGTTCTTCATCGTCTACAAGGCCACGACGCTCCCGAAGTCGGGCGACGGCAGCGGCTACACCGTCTTCGGCAAGGTGACGGCCGGGCTCGACATCGTCACCAAGATCGCTGCCGCGGGGATCAACCCCGGCGACCAGACCTCGCCCCTGGCTCCCATCAGCCTCACCGGCACGTCCGCGAAAGTGAAGGGCTGA
- a CDS encoding MBL fold metallo-hydrolase, translated as MLTVAFPAAAFDTNCYVLAPAPGEECLIVDPGIGVEEQLAEVLAQHRLRPAAVLLTHGHIDHVWSVTPVCGGATAAYIHADDRYRLGDLMATVSPPLIAMFERQFGAAATWRSPERVVDLHDHERLQLAGLDVEVLHAPGHTEGSVMFALPGVPDGLEGAEVASTCLSGDVLFAGSIGRTDLEGGDPGAMTRSLRDVVLPLRDDVLVLPGHGSATTIGRERTSNPYLQGLTA; from the coding sequence GTGCTCACCGTCGCCTTCCCGGCCGCCGCCTTCGACACCAACTGCTACGTGCTCGCGCCGGCCCCCGGAGAGGAGTGCCTCATCGTCGACCCCGGTATCGGGGTCGAGGAGCAGCTCGCCGAGGTGCTTGCCCAGCACCGCCTGCGGCCGGCAGCCGTGCTGCTCACCCACGGCCACATCGACCACGTGTGGTCCGTGACCCCGGTCTGCGGGGGTGCGACGGCGGCCTACATCCACGCCGACGACCGCTACCGCCTCGGTGACCTGATGGCGACGGTGTCCCCTCCGCTGATCGCGATGTTCGAGCGCCAGTTCGGCGCGGCGGCCACCTGGCGGTCGCCCGAGCGGGTCGTCGACCTGCACGACCACGAGCGTCTGCAGCTCGCCGGGCTCGACGTCGAGGTCCTCCACGCACCGGGGCACACCGAGGGCTCGGTGATGTTCGCCCTGCCCGGCGTCCCCGACGGCCTCGAGGGCGCCGAGGTGGCCTCGACCTGCCTCAGCGGCGACGTGCTCTTCGCCGGCTCGATCGGGCGGACCGACCTCGAGGGTGGCGACCCGGGCGCGATGACGCGCTCGCTGCGGGACGTCGTCCTGCCGCTGCGCGACGACGTGCTCGTCCTGCCCGGTCACGGCAGCGCCACCACCATCGGGCGAGAGCGCACCAGCAACCCCTACCTGCAAGGACTGACGGCATGA
- the hisS gene encoding histidine--tRNA ligase, with amino-acid sequence MTGNQPNQPARSAKPKPARVTKVLPLSGFPELLPAERIIEQRFLDVIRETFELHGFSSLETRAVEPVERLLGKGTDADKEIYGVTRLASRGDERAAAESELGLHFDLTVPFARYVLENAGRLDFPYRRYQVQKVWRGERPQEGRYREFWQADIDVVDVGELPGHFEAEMPLVIADVFSRFPVGDFVIQVNNRMIPEGIYRAVGLDESVGVTQTLRIVDKLDKIGVEGVRRLLIEAGATSQQATTALALAEIRTPDLGFVERVRSLGLTHPTLDLGLAALSAVIIQGMEHAPGRIVADLRIARGLDYYTGTVYETQLVGFEAWGSFSSGGRYDALASDGRTTYPGVGISIGVSRILGLLIGKGLLTSSRKTPAAVLVALNTDADRPRSASVAAELRRRGIPCEVAPSAARFGKQIRYAERRGIPYVWFPGDESGDGDAVKDIRSGAQVPAEAATWQCPAADLRPEVIRAPAPGPAGADPPSAAPAEPGA; translated from the coding sequence ATGACCGGCAACCAGCCCAACCAGCCCGCCAGGTCCGCGAAGCCCAAGCCGGCGAGGGTCACCAAGGTGCTCCCGCTCAGCGGCTTCCCCGAGCTGCTGCCCGCCGAGCGGATCATCGAGCAGCGCTTCCTCGACGTCATCCGCGAGACCTTCGAGCTGCACGGCTTCTCGTCCCTCGAGACCAGAGCGGTCGAGCCGGTCGAGCGTCTCCTCGGCAAGGGCACCGACGCCGACAAGGAGATCTACGGCGTCACCCGGCTCGCGTCCCGCGGCGACGAGCGGGCTGCGGCCGAGAGCGAGCTGGGCCTGCACTTCGACCTCACCGTGCCGTTCGCCCGCTACGTGCTGGAGAACGCCGGGCGGCTCGACTTCCCCTACCGGCGCTACCAGGTGCAGAAGGTGTGGCGGGGCGAGCGCCCGCAGGAGGGCCGCTACCGCGAGTTCTGGCAGGCCGACATCGACGTGGTCGACGTCGGCGAGCTGCCCGGGCACTTCGAGGCCGAGATGCCGCTCGTGATCGCCGACGTGTTCTCGCGGTTCCCGGTCGGCGACTTCGTCATCCAGGTCAACAACCGCATGATCCCTGAGGGGATCTACCGGGCTGTGGGGCTCGACGAGTCGGTCGGGGTGACCCAGACCCTGCGCATCGTCGACAAGCTCGACAAGATCGGCGTCGAGGGGGTGCGCCGGCTGCTGATCGAGGCGGGCGCCACGTCGCAGCAGGCCACGACCGCCCTGGCACTGGCCGAGATCCGCACCCCCGACCTCGGCTTCGTCGAGCGGGTGCGCTCCCTGGGCCTGACTCACCCCACCCTCGACCTCGGCCTCGCCGCCCTGTCGGCGGTGATCATCCAGGGCATGGAGCACGCCCCGGGGCGGATCGTCGCCGACCTGCGCATCGCCCGGGGTCTCGACTACTACACGGGCACCGTCTACGAGACCCAGCTGGTGGGGTTCGAGGCGTGGGGATCGTTCAGCTCGGGCGGGCGCTACGACGCCCTGGCGAGCGACGGCCGCACCACCTACCCGGGGGTGGGCATCTCGATCGGGGTCTCGCGCATCCTCGGCCTGCTGATCGGCAAGGGGCTGTTGACCTCGTCGCGCAAGACGCCGGCCGCCGTCCTCGTCGCCCTGAACACCGACGCCGACCGGCCGCGCTCGGCGTCGGTCGCGGCCGAGCTGCGTCGACGCGGCATCCCGTGCGAGGTGGCCCCCAGCGCGGCCCGGTTCGGCAAGCAGATCCGGTATGCCGAGCGTCGCGGCATCCCCTACGTCTGGTTCCCGGGCGACGAGAGCGGCGACGGCGACGCCGTCAAGGACATCCGCTCCGGCGCCCAGGTACCCGCCGAGGCCGCCACGTGGCAGTGCCCGGCGGCAGACCTGCGCCCCGAGGTCATCCGCGCCCCGGCGCCGGGGCCGGCGGGCGCAGACCCGCCGAGCGCAGCTCCAGCAGAGCCAGGCGCCTGA
- a CDS encoding nuclear transport factor 2 family protein: MTPLSQETDAVHEIPAPVRAWHAVVDAVDPTTRDALLARLLAPEVVFRSPAVHAPAQGRDLATAYLRAAMTVLGPTLHYGRQLLGPRSACLEFRADLDGVQVHGVDLLAWDEGGRLVEFTVMVRPLRGLQALVSRMQTQLSAGPDASEAPGAHDARREGPA, encoded by the coding sequence ATGACCCCCCTCTCGCAGGAGACCGACGCGGTGCACGAGATCCCGGCGCCGGTGCGTGCCTGGCACGCCGTGGTCGACGCCGTGGACCCGACCACCCGCGACGCCCTGCTCGCTCGGCTGCTCGCCCCCGAGGTCGTCTTCCGGTCGCCGGCGGTGCACGCACCGGCGCAGGGCCGTGACCTCGCCACGGCCTACCTGAGGGCGGCGATGACCGTGCTCGGCCCCACCCTGCACTACGGGCGGCAGCTGCTCGGTCCGCGCAGTGCGTGCCTCGAGTTCCGCGCCGACCTCGACGGCGTGCAGGTGCACGGGGTCGACCTGCTGGCCTGGGACGAGGGCGGTCGACTCGTCGAGTTCACCGTGATGGTGCGCCCGCTGCGCGGTCTGCAGGCGCTCGTCTCCCGGATGCAGACCCAGCTGAGCGCCGGTCCCGACGCCTCCGAGGCCCCCGGGGCCCACGACGCCCGCCGGGAGGGCCCCGCGTGA
- a CDS encoding site-specific tyrosine recombinase XerD — protein sequence MPSTRPVPVEASVPTALEREVRGWLDHLEVERGAAVNTLSSYRRDLRRYAAFLAERGIVVAAGVTERDVTDFLASLREGSPDRAPLSTASAGRTLVAVRGLHRFLALEGTTSTDPAGDVSPPRPPSRLPKAIPLHDVERLLEGASGGEPTLALRDRALIEVLYGVGARISEAVGLDLDDLDQLDPLDQLHQLDDPAPAAGTGSVRLHGKGDKQRIVPVGRYAQEAVAAYRVRGRPELVRRGRGTPALFVNQRGDRLSRQSAWAVIQSAAARAGLAGHLSPHTLRHSFATHLLDGGADVRVVQELLGHASVTTTQIYTMVSVQRLREVYAVSHPRAR from the coding sequence GTGCCCTCGACGCGACCCGTGCCCGTCGAGGCCTCCGTCCCCACAGCCCTGGAGCGTGAGGTACGAGGCTGGCTCGACCACCTGGAGGTGGAGCGGGGGGCCGCGGTCAACACCCTCAGCTCCTACCGCCGCGACCTGCGCCGGTATGCCGCGTTCCTCGCCGAGCGCGGCATCGTCGTGGCCGCAGGGGTCACCGAGCGCGACGTCACGGACTTCCTGGCCTCGCTGCGGGAGGGGTCGCCCGACCGGGCTCCGCTGTCGACCGCGTCGGCGGGACGCACCCTGGTCGCGGTGCGCGGGCTGCACCGCTTCCTCGCCCTCGAGGGGACCACGAGCACCGACCCCGCGGGCGACGTCAGCCCCCCTCGCCCCCCGTCGCGCCTGCCGAAGGCCATCCCGCTGCACGACGTCGAGCGCCTGCTCGAGGGGGCGTCCGGGGGAGAGCCCACGCTCGCGCTGCGCGACCGGGCGCTGATCGAGGTGCTCTACGGCGTGGGGGCCCGGATCAGCGAGGCCGTGGGCCTCGACCTCGACGACCTCGACCAGCTTGACCCGCTCGACCAGCTTCACCAGCTCGACGACCCCGCACCAGCAGCCGGCACGGGCTCGGTCCGCCTGCACGGCAAGGGCGACAAGCAGCGCATCGTGCCCGTCGGCCGCTACGCGCAGGAGGCCGTGGCGGCGTACCGCGTCCGAGGCCGACCCGAGCTCGTGCGCCGGGGCCGCGGGACACCAGCCCTCTTCGTCAACCAGCGCGGTGACCGGCTGTCTCGCCAGAGCGCCTGGGCGGTGATCCAGTCGGCGGCCGCCCGCGCCGGCCTCGCGGGTCACCTGTCTCCCCACACGCTGCGCCACTCCTTCGCCACGCACCTGCTCGACGGCGGGGCCGACGTGCGGGTGGTGCAGGAGCTGCTGGGGCACGCGTCGGTGACGACCACCCAGATCTACACGATGGTCTCGGTCCAGAGACTGCGCGAGGTGTATGCCGTGTCCCACCCCCGGGCCCGCTGA
- a CDS encoding AAA family ATPase → MTAEVNPTHEALTDEGLGERGDDRGDHGSVLPGTERVGLGELGPTGRPTPHFPEPAVLATHGPARIIAMCNQKGGVGKTTTTINLGAALAELGRKVLLVDFDPQGALSVGVGVRAQELDTTIYDLLVEPPGRRRDIREIIVHTATPNLDLVPANIDLSAAEVQLVGEVAREQILARVLRPVLDDYDLILIDCQPSLGLLTVNALTAAHGVLIPLECEFFAMRGVALLVETIEKITDRLNPRLQTDGILATMYDSRTLHSREVVRSVVDHFGELVFHTVISRTVKFPDATLAAEPITTYAPTHGGSMAYRQLARELIARGGAA, encoded by the coding sequence GTGACCGCCGAGGTGAACCCCACGCACGAGGCCCTGACTGACGAGGGCCTCGGTGAGCGGGGCGACGACCGTGGTGACCACGGGTCGGTCCTGCCCGGCACCGAGCGGGTCGGTCTCGGCGAGCTCGGCCCGACCGGTCGCCCGACGCCGCACTTCCCCGAGCCGGCGGTGCTCGCGACCCACGGTCCGGCGCGCATCATCGCGATGTGCAACCAGAAGGGCGGGGTCGGCAAGACGACCACCACCATCAACCTGGGTGCGGCCCTGGCCGAGCTGGGGCGCAAGGTGCTGCTCGTCGACTTCGACCCGCAGGGGGCGCTGTCCGTCGGGGTCGGCGTGCGCGCCCAGGAGCTCGACACCACCATCTACGACCTGCTGGTCGAGCCGCCGGGCCGCCGCCGCGACATCCGCGAGATCATCGTGCATACCGCCACCCCCAACCTCGACCTCGTCCCGGCCAACATCGATCTCTCGGCCGCCGAGGTGCAGCTCGTCGGAGAGGTCGCCCGGGAGCAGATCCTGGCCCGGGTGCTGCGCCCGGTCCTCGACGACTACGACCTCATCCTGATCGACTGCCAGCCCTCGCTGGGCCTGCTCACGGTCAACGCGCTCACGGCCGCCCACGGGGTGCTCATCCCGCTCGAGTGCGAGTTCTTCGCGATGCGTGGTGTGGCCCTGCTCGTCGAGACGATCGAGAAGATCACCGACCGGCTCAATCCGCGGCTCCAGACCGACGGCATCCTCGCCACGATGTACGACAGCCGCACCCTGCACAGCCGCGAGGTGGTGCGCTCGGTCGTCGACCACTTCGGCGAGCTGGTCTTCCACACCGTCATCAGCCGCACCGTCAAGTTCCCCGACGCGACGCTGGCGGCCGAGCCGATCACGACCTACGCCCCGACGCACGGTGGGTCCATGGCCTACCGCCAGCTGGCCCGCGAGCTCATTGCGCGGGGCGGGGCGGCCTGA
- a CDS encoding segregation/condensation protein A, with the protein MAQAGPVDLDVDGAAPAAVPGGILTRRTVSTTFEVHLDVFSGPFDLLLGLISKHKLDITEIALAKVTDEFIAHLKAAQGSGTEWDLGQASDFLLVAATLLDLKASRLLPHSGPEDEEDLALIEARDLLFARLLQYRAYKDVAGAFAAQMLTAGRLTPRQAGLEPHFAALLPELIMGITPDQLAMVAARALAPKVAPTVGLEHLHSVQVSVREQAALIVERLRADRTATFRSLVADADSTLVIVARFLALLELFKDAAIVFEQTEALGELTVRWTGRDDGDVVLVDEFDEFDELAATSDPPPGQQPDPEAPTDAGPEPGAHDG; encoded by the coding sequence ATGGCTCAGGCAGGGCCCGTCGACCTCGACGTCGACGGGGCAGCCCCGGCTGCCGTGCCGGGCGGCATCCTCACGCGTCGGACGGTGTCGACCACCTTCGAGGTGCACCTCGACGTGTTCTCCGGTCCCTTCGACCTGCTGCTCGGGCTGATCTCGAAGCACAAGCTCGACATCACCGAGATCGCCCTCGCGAAGGTAACCGACGAGTTCATCGCCCACCTCAAGGCGGCGCAGGGGTCCGGCACGGAGTGGGACCTCGGGCAGGCCTCCGATTTCCTCCTCGTCGCCGCCACCCTGCTCGACCTCAAGGCCTCGCGGCTGCTGCCGCACAGCGGGCCGGAGGACGAGGAGGACCTTGCCCTCATCGAGGCCCGCGACCTGCTCTTCGCCCGTCTCCTGCAGTATCGCGCGTACAAGGACGTCGCCGGCGCGTTCGCCGCGCAGATGCTGACGGCGGGCCGGCTCACGCCCCGCCAGGCCGGTCTCGAGCCCCACTTCGCCGCCCTGCTACCCGAGCTCATCATGGGCATCACCCCGGACCAGCTGGCGATGGTCGCGGCCCGCGCCCTCGCGCCCAAGGTGGCTCCCACGGTCGGGCTCGAGCACCTGCACTCGGTGCAGGTGAGCGTGCGCGAGCAGGCTGCGCTGATCGTCGAGCGGCTGAGGGCCGACCGCACGGCCACCTTCCGCTCGCTCGTCGCGGACGCCGACAGCACCCTGGTCATCGTCGCGAGATTCCTCGCGCTCCTCGAGCTCTTCAAGGACGCGGCGATCGTCTTCGAGCAGACCGAGGCCCTCGGCGAGCTCACCGTGAGGTGGACCGGCCGCGACGACGGTGACGTGGTGCTGGTCGACGAGTTCGACGAGTTCGACGAGCTGGCCGCGACCAGCGACCCCCCACCCGGGCAGCAGCCCGACCCCGAAGCACCGACCGACGCAGGACCCGAGCCAGGAGCGCACGATGGCTGA